The following proteins are encoded in a genomic region of Spirosoma sp. SC4-14:
- a CDS encoding DUF1295 domain-containing protein — MDLYSQKSKSIPQKLVIHILELVAIYTSYWLLFQQGGEYVQQTWGIQNARVAIDRRTILFAFNLIVFLRIAFTMFVFLKRKIPWEESLSVPFAFALYFVGYSLFVLPTDRPVDWLDYGAIALFLLGSAINTLGELLRDKWKKNPVNKGQLYTQGLFRYAMHINYFGDLVWVSAYAIITRNWYSMSIPLFLFCFFVFYNIPKLDSYLRQKYGNQFDQYARQTSKFIPFIY, encoded by the coding sequence ATGGATTTATATAGCCAAAAAAGCAAAAGCATTCCTCAGAAACTAGTTATCCATATTCTGGAACTGGTAGCCATATACACTTCTTACTGGCTCTTATTCCAGCAGGGAGGAGAGTATGTCCAACAGACATGGGGTATTCAAAACGCGCGCGTTGCGATTGACAGGCGAACAATTCTTTTTGCGTTTAACCTGATCGTATTTCTCAGGATCGCCTTCACAATGTTTGTTTTCCTGAAACGAAAAATCCCCTGGGAAGAAAGCCTGAGCGTACCCTTTGCCTTCGCGCTCTATTTCGTCGGCTATTCGTTATTTGTTTTACCTACCGATCGTCCTGTTGATTGGTTAGACTATGGAGCAATAGCTCTGTTTCTGCTTGGGAGTGCCATAAATACGCTGGGAGAATTATTACGAGACAAATGGAAAAAGAACCCGGTCAATAAAGGCCAGCTTTATACGCAGGGTCTTTTTCGCTATGCCATGCACATCAATTATTTTGGCGATCTGGTTTGGGTAAGTGCTTATGCCATTATCACCCGAAACTGGTATTCGATGTCAATTCCTCTTTTTCTGTTCTGCTTTTTTGTGTTCTACAATATCCCAAAACTCGATAGCTATCTTCGGCAGAAATACGGAAACCAGTTTGACCAGTATGCCCGGCAAACCAGCAAGTTTATTCCATTCATTTATTAG
- a CDS encoding fumarylacetoacetate hydrolase family protein: protein MKLFRFGQPDHEHPGVVLPSGQHIDVTHFGEDFDESFFASNGPERLKHWLDSHAQTCPEVSADERFGPCVKRPSKILCVGLNYAKHAAETNAPVPAEPILFYKATTALCGPNDNVVIPKRSEKTDWEVELAIVIGKKASYVELDNAMEYVAGYALHNDYSERAWQLERGGQWVKGKSADTFAPLGPYLVTKDEIADPNALHLWLDLNGERLQDSNTDDMIFNVPTLVSYISQFMTLLPGDVISTGTPAGVGMGLKPQRYLKPGDVVELGIEGLGVQKQTAVSYQ from the coding sequence ATGAAACTATTTCGCTTCGGCCAGCCCGATCATGAGCATCCTGGCGTGGTGTTACCCTCGGGGCAGCACATCGATGTAACACATTTTGGTGAAGATTTTGACGAATCGTTTTTTGCCAGCAATGGCCCCGAACGCCTGAAACACTGGCTCGATTCGCACGCTCAGACTTGCCCCGAAGTTTCGGCCGATGAGCGTTTCGGCCCATGCGTGAAACGTCCTTCCAAAATTTTGTGTGTAGGATTGAATTACGCAAAACACGCAGCCGAAACCAATGCTCCTGTGCCGGCAGAACCTATCCTTTTCTACAAAGCTACCACCGCCCTTTGCGGTCCTAACGATAATGTGGTGATTCCGAAGCGGTCTGAAAAAACCGACTGGGAGGTCGAACTGGCCATTGTTATCGGTAAAAAAGCCAGCTATGTCGAGCTAGACAACGCTATGGAATATGTGGCGGGCTATGCCCTGCACAACGATTATAGCGAACGCGCCTGGCAACTCGAACGGGGTGGACAGTGGGTGAAAGGGAAAAGTGCCGATACGTTTGCCCCACTGGGTCCGTATCTGGTAACGAAAGACGAAATAGCTGATCCCAATGCCCTGCATCTCTGGCTCGATCTGAATGGCGAACGTTTGCAGGATTCCAATACCGACGATATGATTTTCAATGTGCCAACGCTTGTGAGCTACATCAGCCAGTTTATGACCCTGCTGCCCGGCGATGTGATCTCGACCGGAACACCCGCTGGTGTTGGCATGGGCCTGAAACCACAGCGTTACCTCAAACCCGGCGATGTTGTTGAACTGGGTATCGAGGGACTGGGTGTGCAAAAACAGACAGCGGTTAGTTATCAGTGA
- a CDS encoding amidohydrolase family protein — protein sequence MIIDAHQHFWHFDPVRDSWITDDMAVIQRDFLPADLEPVLTENGVDGCVAVQASQSEDETMFLVSMAQNYDFVKGVVGWVDLQSPTLYNRLEIFSAFEEIKGLRHVAQAEPDDFLMRPSVIKGIRQLAAFDLTYDILIYPTQLKAALHLVREVPEVNFVIDHLAKPYIKRQEISRWSNFMTEIAKQPNVSCKVSGMVTEANWHNWGKKDFFPYLDVVFEQFGPDRLLFGSDWPVCLVAANYTQVKNLIDEYVAPWGDEVRSKVMGANAVEFYNLT from the coding sequence ATGATTATTGACGCTCACCAGCATTTCTGGCATTTTGACCCCGTTCGTGATAGCTGGATTACGGATGATATGGCCGTAATTCAGCGCGATTTTTTGCCGGCCGATCTGGAGCCGGTGCTAACCGAAAACGGAGTCGACGGCTGCGTGGCCGTTCAGGCATCGCAGTCGGAAGACGAAACCATGTTTTTGGTTAGCATGGCTCAGAACTACGACTTCGTTAAAGGCGTCGTTGGCTGGGTTGACCTGCAATCGCCAACGCTCTATAACCGACTCGAAATATTTTCTGCATTTGAAGAAATTAAAGGCTTGCGGCATGTGGCACAGGCCGAACCCGACGATTTTCTGATGCGGCCGTCGGTCATTAAAGGTATCCGGCAACTGGCGGCTTTTGACCTGACCTACGATATTCTGATCTATCCGACGCAGCTGAAAGCCGCTTTGCATCTGGTACGCGAAGTGCCGGAAGTTAACTTCGTAATCGACCATCTGGCCAAGCCCTATATCAAAAGGCAGGAAATCAGCCGCTGGTCGAACTTTATGACCGAAATCGCCAAACAGCCGAATGTGTCGTGTAAGGTGTCGGGCATGGTTACCGAAGCCAACTGGCATAACTGGGGCAAAAAAGATTTCTTTCCGTATCTGGATGTCGTATTCGAACAGTTTGGACCTGATCGGCTCCTGTTTGGTTCCGACTGGCCGGTTTGTCTGGTTGCGGCCAATTATACGCAGGTCAAAAACCTGATTGACGAATACGTAGCTCCCTGGGGCGACGAAGTTCGATCAAAAGTTATGGGCGCTAATGCCGTTGAGTTTTATAATCTAACCTAA
- a CDS encoding SDR family oxidoreductase produces the protein MNLNLHDKIILVTGGAKGIGEGISTVLAAEGAIPVIIGRNEADNLKTVDAIRANGGQAHQFAAELTQPEACQRAVEQTLAQFGRIDGLVNNAGVNDGVGLEKGSYEGFIASLHKNLVHYYLMAHYALPALKESKGPIVNIGSKVAETGQGNTSAYAAANGGRNALTREWAVELLPYGIRVNCVIVAESWTPLYANWIKTLPNPEEKLKQIVSKIPFEHRMTTTEELANMVAFLLSDKSSHTTGQLIHVDGGYTHLDRAITD, from the coding sequence ATGAATTTAAACCTACACGATAAAATTATCCTTGTTACGGGCGGGGCAAAGGGCATTGGCGAAGGGATCTCAACGGTATTGGCAGCCGAAGGCGCTATTCCAGTCATCATTGGGCGTAATGAAGCCGACAACCTGAAAACTGTTGACGCCATTCGGGCCAATGGTGGACAGGCCCATCAGTTTGCGGCCGAGCTAACTCAACCGGAAGCGTGCCAGCGCGCTGTTGAACAAACGCTGGCTCAGTTCGGACGCATCGACGGACTGGTGAATAATGCGGGTGTGAACGATGGCGTTGGGCTCGAAAAGGGGAGTTATGAGGGGTTTATTGCATCGTTGCATAAAAACCTGGTGCATTACTACCTGATGGCTCATTATGCCTTACCTGCGCTGAAAGAATCGAAAGGGCCAATTGTGAATATTGGCTCGAAAGTAGCCGAGACCGGCCAGGGAAATACATCGGCCTATGCAGCCGCCAATGGCGGACGTAATGCACTTACGCGCGAATGGGCCGTTGAATTGTTGCCATACGGCATTCGGGTCAACTGCGTTATTGTGGCCGAAAGCTGGACACCACTCTATGCTAACTGGATTAAAACGTTGCCGAACCCGGAAGAAAAACTGAAGCAGATTGTTTCGAAAATTCCGTTCGAACACCGAATGACAACTACTGAAGAGCTGGCCAATATGGTTGCGTTTTTGCTGTCGGATAAGTCAAGTCATACCACTGGGCAGTTAATCCACGTCGATGGTGGGTATACGCATCTCGACCGCGCCATTACTGATTGA